A genomic window from Providencia alcalifaciens includes:
- a CDS encoding AMP nucleosidase, with the protein MSLEQCRKYENLSIEETIETLSLLYSNAIEALRNAIATYVDKGTLPDANARKNGLFAYPELCVTWEGKVDHCEKTRAYARFVKRGDYSITVTQPDLFRAYLVEQLTIFQQDYDVSFAVRPSKTEIPYPFVIDGSDLILDRSMSSSLAAHFPITDLSHISDDITDGLYHVTDDMPLSHFDALRVDFSLARLKHYTGTPPEHVQPYILFTNYNRYVDEFVNWACEQIRDPDSRYIALSCVGHNYLTAENADPQFATSDLTWKKFQMPAYHLIARDGAGITLVNIGVGPANAKNICDHLAVLRPHTWLMIGHCGGLRESQKIGDYVLAHAYLRDDHILDDVLPPDIPIPSIAEVQRALYDATKQVSNMPGELVKQRLRTGTVVTTDDRNWELRFFATARRFSLSRAVAVDMESATIAAQGYRFRVPYGTLLCVSDKPIHGEIKLPGQANSFYEGAISEHLQIGIRAIDLLRQEGDKLHSRKLRTFDEPPFR; encoded by the coding sequence GTGTCTTTGGAACAATGCCGAAAATATGAAAATCTTTCTATAGAAGAGACAATCGAAACACTCTCATTACTCTATTCAAATGCCATTGAAGCCTTGAGAAATGCTATTGCAACCTACGTTGATAAAGGAACGTTACCCGATGCTAACGCCCGAAAAAATGGGTTGTTTGCCTACCCTGAGTTGTGCGTAACTTGGGAGGGAAAGGTTGACCATTGTGAAAAAACGCGAGCTTATGCCCGTTTTGTGAAACGGGGAGATTACAGTATTACAGTGACCCAACCTGACCTGTTTCGAGCTTACCTCGTTGAGCAATTAACTATTTTTCAGCAAGACTATGACGTATCTTTTGCAGTTCGTCCGTCTAAAACTGAAATTCCATATCCATTTGTTATTGATGGCTCAGATTTAATTCTTGATAGAAGTATGAGTAGCAGTTTGGCTGCGCATTTTCCTATCACAGATCTCTCTCATATCAGTGATGATATTACGGATGGTTTATATCATGTGACGGATGATATGCCATTGTCCCACTTTGATGCACTGCGCGTAGATTTCTCTTTAGCACGGTTAAAACATTATACAGGAACACCGCCTGAGCATGTTCAGCCTTATATTTTGTTTACCAACTATAACCGCTATGTTGATGAGTTTGTGAATTGGGCCTGTGAGCAAATTCGTGATCCAGACAGCCGTTATATCGCGTTATCTTGTGTAGGACATAACTATTTAACCGCTGAAAATGCCGATCCTCAATTTGCCACATCCGATTTAACGTGGAAAAAATTCCAAATGCCTGCATATCATCTGATTGCACGTGATGGCGCAGGAATTACATTAGTGAATATTGGTGTGGGTCCAGCAAACGCAAAAAATATTTGTGATCATTTAGCGGTATTGCGTCCTCACACTTGGTTAATGATTGGTCACTGTGGCGGACTGCGTGAAAGTCAAAAAATTGGTGACTATGTTTTAGCTCATGCCTATTTACGTGACGATCATATTTTAGATGATGTATTACCACCAGATATTCCTATTCCAAGTATTGCTGAAGTTCAGCGGGCGCTATATGACGCAACTAAGCAGGTGAGTAATATGCCTGGTGAGCTAGTTAAACAGCGTTTACGTACGGGAACAGTGGTCACAACGGATGACCGTAACTGGGAATTAAGATTTTTTGCAACCGCACGCAGATTCAGCCTTAGTCGAGCCGTTGCTGTGGATATGGAAAGTGCCACAATTGCCGCACAAGGTTACCGTTTCCGTGTCCCATATGGCACATTACTTTGCGTGTCTGATAAACCGATTCACGGGGAAATCAAACTGCCGGGACAAGCGAATAGTTTTTATGAAGGCGCAATATCGGAGCATCTACAAATTGGGATCCGTGCCATCGACCTGCTACGACAAGAAGGTGATAAGCTACACTCCCGAAAATTAAGAACATTCGACGAGCCGCCATTTAGATAA
- a CDS encoding GNAT family N-acetyltransferase, with the protein MIPKLETDRLILAKHEVSDFSALSQLWGQRSMVQHIGGVPSTERESWMRMLAYGGLWPLLGFGYWAVREKATGNYVGDLGFADFHRIVEPHVKGIPEAGWVIAPEYQGKGYATEAMQAALSWLITQQKYQESICFIGPQNIPSLRVAEKLGYIQDKEVFMNGSISVLLRKNLIQL; encoded by the coding sequence GTGATCCCTAAACTTGAAACAGATAGATTAATTTTAGCAAAACATGAGGTGAGTGATTTTTCAGCGCTTTCTCAGTTATGGGGACAACGCTCAATGGTTCAACATATTGGCGGTGTTCCTTCAACGGAGCGTGAATCATGGATGCGCATGCTTGCATATGGCGGGCTTTGGCCTCTACTCGGGTTTGGCTATTGGGCGGTGAGAGAAAAAGCGACAGGAAATTATGTGGGAGACCTTGGGTTTGCCGATTTTCACCGCATTGTTGAACCTCACGTTAAAGGTATTCCTGAAGCGGGATGGGTCATTGCGCCTGAATATCAAGGCAAAGGTTACGCGACGGAGGCGATGCAAGCTGCATTGTCTTGGTTAATTACGCAGCAGAAATACCAAGAAAGTATCTGCTTTATAGGGCCCCAAAATATACCTTCACTGCGTGTCGCTGAAAAGTTAGGGTATATACAAGATAAAGAAGTATTTATGAACGGCAGTATCTCGGTATTATTACGTAAAAATCTGATTCAATTGTAA
- a CDS encoding fimbrial protein, with product MKKLFLLALVSSAMSTSVIAADMGHGKVNFKGAIIDAPCSISPDSIDQTVELGQISNMALVDGGKSSPQNFDIALENCDITALNKGVQLTFSGAAASFDNTNKTLGIVGTGAGAGVQITNGSGNIITLGTPTPFQNIQDGNNTLRFSAYLMGNGGDIKTITAGEFSSVADFTLSYE from the coding sequence ATGAAGAAGTTATTTTTATTAGCATTAGTTTCTAGTGCTATGAGCACCTCTGTAATTGCTGCGGATATGGGCCACGGAAAAGTAAATTTTAAAGGTGCCATTATTGATGCGCCATGTTCTATTTCACCAGATTCGATTGATCAAACTGTTGAGCTTGGACAAATATCAAACATGGCGTTAGTGGATGGCGGTAAGTCTAGTCCACAAAATTTTGATATTGCTTTAGAGAATTGCGATATCACTGCATTAAACAAAGGTGTTCAATTAACATTTAGTGGTGCAGCGGCTTCATTTGATAATACAAATAAAACATTAGGTATCGTGGGTACTGGTGCAGGAGCAGGCGTACAAATTACGAATGGTAGCGGGAATATCATTACTTTAGGTACACCAACACCATTCCAAAATATTCAAGATGGTAATAATACTCTGCGTTTTTCTGCGTATTTAATGGGTAATGGCGGTGATATTAAAACTATCACTGCGGGTGAATTTAGCTCAGTAGCTGACTTTACGCTGTCATACGAATAA
- a CDS encoding fimbrial protein, whose translation MTGSIIETACAIDVGSRDQTINMGSLSLSDIRRDGQGPVHPFVIKLVNCVLERQNPNKPNWQYFRVTFDGAHQSGLFSVNGQAKGVGLQIQRNDDGTIIVPGQALSDQILTKGSRDLAYSLRLVANHSPLVSGQYYSQLRFKLDYE comes from the coding sequence ATGACTGGCAGTATCATTGAAACGGCCTGCGCTATTGATGTAGGAAGTCGTGACCAAACCATTAATATGGGAAGCCTCTCTCTAAGTGATATCCGTCGAGATGGACAAGGGCCAGTACATCCGTTTGTTATTAAGTTAGTTAATTGTGTTCTTGAGCGTCAAAACCCGAATAAACCTAATTGGCAATACTTTAGAGTCACTTTTGATGGTGCACATCAAAGCGGATTATTTAGTGTGAATGGACAAGCCAAAGGTGTCGGACTACAAATTCAGCGTAATGACGACGGAACAATTATTGTTCCAGGACAGGCTCTGTCTGATCAAATTTTGACGAAAGGCTCCCGTGATTTAGCTTACAGCTTAAGGTTGGTTGCTAATCATTCTCCATTAGTTTCAGGACAGTATTACAGCCAATTACGCTTTAAATTGGATTATGAATAA
- a CDS encoding outer membrane usher protein produces MMALGYIHMPLLRISRPRLMGLLVALSLLSCNSYAEQIEFNTDILDVNDRANIDLAQFSRPGFLMPGEYRFSIFINKHQLPEQNVFYYVPDDKPDESIACLSPTLIEQLALKPDLLSTLKWWHDGMCLSLDSLPGTEVKGDLAASALYINLPQAYLEYTDENWDPPARWEDGLPGAIFDYNLNAQVGQQTRSEQRTNANVSGNGVAGVNLGVWRMRADWQMRLDKQQGQGTVSSLDWSRYYVYRAIKSLGAKLTLGEDYLASDIFDSFRFTGLSLITDINMLPPNLRGYAPEITGVAQSNATVIVSQQDRIIYQTQVAAGPFRIQDLNDALSGEINVEVKEQDGSTQKFTVNTASVPYLTRPGQLRYKLAAGRPTDWRHQVSGETFASGEFSWGVNNGWSLYGGGIAAENYASAAVGIGRDLMMFGALSFDITHARSRLKGLTEIGDKTYQGNSYRLSYSKRFDAYNSQVTFAGYRFAEQGFMSMSEYLNAQSMGARQYNSKEMYTVSYNQQFPELGLSAYVNYYHQTYWDQPDNDRYSLSLARYFDIGKWKNLSVNLTAYRNSYRQTNDDGAYLSLSLPWGDRGSISMNSSWDKSDNSQRISYYDRLDERSNYQLSTGWSRSGGLMSGYYTHQADLAQINANATYQQDRYRSAGLSLQGGFTAIKQGVAMHRSNQLGGTRIFVDTDSVPDIPLRGHGSTIRTNYLGQAVLTDVNSYYRNQVRVDLNTLPDEAQVSQSIKQGTLTEGAIGYRKFDVVAGHSAMALLRLSDNSVPPFGAQVFNTKGQQVGMVGDDGNTYLTGLNPNDRLQVRWDDKAQCEITLPKILPQSDTLLTNWLLPCHATGILPLEQTQTVAE; encoded by the coding sequence ATGATGGCCCTAGGTTATATTCATATGCCGTTGTTACGGATAAGCCGTCCTCGGTTGATGGGACTCCTTGTTGCTTTGTCCTTATTAAGTTGTAACAGCTACGCTGAGCAGATTGAATTTAATACGGATATTTTAGATGTCAATGACCGTGCAAATATTGATTTAGCCCAGTTTTCACGTCCGGGCTTTTTAATGCCAGGTGAATATCGTTTTTCTATTTTTATAAATAAACATCAATTACCTGAACAAAACGTATTTTATTACGTACCCGACGATAAGCCAGATGAAAGTATTGCCTGTTTAAGCCCTACGTTAATTGAACAACTGGCGCTTAAACCCGATTTATTGTCAACCTTAAAATGGTGGCATGATGGCATGTGTTTATCACTGGACAGCTTACCGGGTACGGAAGTCAAAGGGGATTTAGCTGCTTCTGCTTTATATATCAATTTACCTCAAGCGTATTTGGAATATACAGACGAAAACTGGGATCCGCCTGCACGTTGGGAGGATGGGTTACCCGGTGCTATTTTTGATTATAACCTCAATGCACAGGTTGGTCAGCAAACTCGTAGCGAGCAGCGAACAAATGCCAATGTCAGTGGTAATGGTGTTGCGGGTGTGAACTTAGGTGTGTGGCGTATGCGTGCAGATTGGCAAATGCGTTTAGACAAGCAGCAAGGCCAAGGCACGGTGAGTTCATTGGATTGGAGTCGATATTATGTCTATCGTGCAATTAAATCTCTCGGGGCAAAACTCACCTTAGGTGAAGATTATTTAGCCTCAGATATTTTTGACAGCTTTCGCTTTACGGGGCTTAGCCTGATCACTGACATCAATATGTTACCGCCTAATTTACGGGGATATGCCCCCGAAATAACGGGGGTAGCCCAAAGTAATGCTACCGTTATCGTGAGCCAGCAAGACCGTATTATTTATCAAACACAAGTTGCAGCCGGTCCTTTTCGTATTCAAGACTTAAATGATGCACTCTCCGGTGAGATTAATGTTGAAGTTAAAGAACAAGATGGGTCGACTCAAAAGTTTACGGTGAATACAGCCAGTGTTCCTTACCTCACTCGCCCAGGGCAATTACGTTATAAGCTTGCCGCTGGACGCCCAACAGATTGGCGCCACCAGGTGAGTGGTGAAACATTTGCGAGTGGTGAGTTTTCGTGGGGAGTGAATAATGGTTGGTCACTATATGGTGGCGGTATTGCAGCCGAGAATTACGCTTCCGCTGCAGTCGGTATCGGCCGAGATCTGATGATGTTTGGCGCGCTCTCTTTTGATATCACCCATGCGCGCTCGCGGTTAAAAGGGTTAACTGAAATCGGCGATAAAACGTATCAGGGTAATTCATATCGTTTGAGTTATTCGAAGCGATTTGATGCCTACAATAGCCAAGTGACGTTTGCGGGATATCGTTTTGCTGAGCAAGGTTTTATGAGTATGTCTGAGTACTTAAATGCGCAGTCCATGGGGGCCCGTCAGTATAACAGTAAGGAAATGTATACCGTTTCCTATAACCAACAATTTCCGGAGTTAGGGCTCAGTGCTTATGTAAATTATTACCATCAAACCTACTGGGATCAGCCTGATAATGATCGTTATAGCCTGTCTTTAGCTCGCTATTTTGATATCGGAAAATGGAAAAATCTAAGTGTTAACTTGACCGCTTATCGAAATAGTTATCGGCAGACTAATGATGATGGCGCCTATCTTTCCCTTTCATTACCTTGGGGGGATAGAGGCTCGATTAGCATGAACAGCAGTTGGGATAAGAGTGATAATTCTCAACGGATCAGTTATTACGACCGATTAGATGAGCGTAGTAACTATCAATTAAGCACCGGATGGTCTCGTTCTGGTGGATTAATGAGTGGTTATTACACGCATCAAGCTGATTTAGCGCAAATCAATGCAAATGCCACTTATCAGCAAGATAGATATCGTTCGGCTGGCTTATCACTTCAAGGTGGTTTTACGGCGATAAAGCAAGGTGTTGCGATGCATCGTAGTAATCAGTTAGGTGGGACTCGAATTTTTGTCGATACCGATAGTGTTCCTGATATCCCATTACGAGGTCATGGCTCAACTATCCGAACAAACTATTTGGGGCAGGCCGTATTAACAGACGTGAACAGTTATTACCGTAATCAGGTCAGGGTAGATTTAAATACATTACCTGATGAGGCTCAGGTATCACAATCGATTAAGCAAGGTACCTTAACAGAAGGCGCGATTGGTTACCGAAAGTTCGATGTTGTCGCTGGACACAGTGCAATGGCCTTGTTGCGTTTATCTGATAATAGTGTTCCTCCATTTGGTGCACAAGTTTTCAATACAAAAGGCCAACAAGTAGGAATGGTGGGGGATGATGGGAATACGTATTTAACTGGGCTCAACCCTAACGATAGGTTGCAAGTTCGTTGGGATGATAAAGCACAATGCGAAATCACCTTGCCTAAAATATTACCGCAGAGCGACACGTTGTTAACGAATTGGTTATTACCGTGCCATGCGACTGGCATCTTACCTCTCGAGCAGACACAGACGGTCGCTGAATAG
- a CDS encoding fimbria/pilus periplasmic chaperone, whose amino-acid sequence MLQSNKINKRNHHPIAPFLVGAMLISATLSSAQAAVALDRTRAIMTGEDKSISLNISNENKQLPYLAQGWIENAQGEKITEPFTVLPPVQRIEPGAKSQVKIQALPSIASLPQDRESVYYFNLREIPPKSDKPNTLQLALQTRIKLFYRPKAIIPTRQQMENPWQEKITLTRQGDQYSVENPTPYFVTIVDAASEKDGKTVAGFEPLMVAPKSSLLMGGSAKALESKPVLTYINDYGGRPTLTFTCQDNHCRVVSDK is encoded by the coding sequence ATGTTACAGAGTAATAAAATCAATAAAAGAAATCATCATCCTATAGCCCCTTTTTTGGTTGGAGCCATGTTGATATCTGCGACATTGTCGTCCGCGCAAGCCGCAGTCGCTTTAGATCGCACCCGTGCAATTATGACAGGTGAAGATAAATCCATTAGTTTAAATATTAGTAATGAAAATAAGCAATTACCTTATTTAGCACAAGGCTGGATTGAAAATGCCCAAGGTGAAAAAATCACTGAACCCTTTACGGTATTACCTCCCGTTCAGCGTATTGAGCCTGGCGCTAAAAGCCAAGTGAAAATTCAAGCATTGCCGAGTATCGCATCACTGCCGCAAGACAGGGAATCCGTTTATTATTTCAATTTGCGTGAAATTCCACCTAAGAGTGATAAACCCAACACACTTCAGCTGGCGTTGCAAACGCGAATTAAGTTGTTCTATCGTCCAAAAGCGATTATTCCAACTCGCCAACAGATGGAGAATCCATGGCAAGAAAAAATCACCCTCACTCGTCAAGGTGACCAATACAGTGTGGAGAATCCAACGCCATATTTTGTGACTATTGTTGATGCAGCTTCAGAGAAAGACGGAAAAACAGTCGCGGGATTTGAACCGTTGATGGTTGCCCCTAAAAGCAGTTTGTTAATGGGGGGAAGTGCAAAAGCCTTAGAAAGTAAGCCTGTTCTTACTTATATCAATGACTACGGTGGACGACCAACATTGACGTTTACTTGTCAAGATAATCACTGTCGTGTGGTATCAGATAAATAG
- a CDS encoding fimbrial protein: protein MKEANKIPHYMMVYGLGLCLLSSTALSTELDKVDNWDVDGANGTLYVHGALTESACRLAMSSAHQTVELGSLGSGQLQKAGQTGTPVAVQLRLEDCLSGESRNRNKLGNLLWSHGMPAMKIRFLAEADNQNPQLAAVTGAKGIALQLSNASYNPIAIGQYSTPELVSPGQNQLTYYITPTRTTAGLSSGAYQAIIRFQVSYD, encoded by the coding sequence ATGAAAGAAGCCAATAAGATACCTCATTATATGATGGTGTACGGTTTAGGGTTGTGCTTACTCAGTAGCACAGCGCTCAGTACTGAACTCGACAAAGTGGATAACTGGGATGTCGATGGTGCTAATGGCACATTGTATGTACACGGGGCTTTAACGGAAAGTGCTTGTCGATTAGCAATGTCTTCAGCACATCAAACAGTTGAACTGGGGTCATTAGGCTCGGGGCAATTACAGAAAGCCGGTCAAACAGGTACCCCTGTCGCGGTACAGCTGCGTTTAGAAGATTGTTTAAGTGGTGAAAGTCGTAATCGTAATAAACTCGGAAACTTATTGTGGAGCCATGGTATGCCTGCGATGAAAATTCGTTTTTTGGCAGAGGCAGACAATCAAAACCCGCAATTAGCTGCTGTTACGGGGGCGAAAGGGATTGCATTGCAGTTGAGCAATGCTTCTTATAATCCCATTGCAATAGGGCAATACAGTACTCCTGAGCTAGTTTCTCCGGGACAGAATCAATTGACTTATTATATTACCCCGACCCGTACTACAGCAGGATTAAGTTCGGGAGCTTATCAGGCAATTATTCGGTTTCAGGTAAGTTATGATTAG
- a CDS encoding fimbrial protein has product MMLLMQHMAIGIKGLIVFSFLFFSSLLFGSLFQVVRADTANLNLTLTITVPPQCTFSNDSLMQVVRFGDVQQGLIDGVSYKRTPIDTGLSCSNLEKNALNMGLSWDSTTVNGVSAIRTNRTNLGITIYQDSTRLSNGASINFTHGESPNLYAVPIKPSGVMLSDAGAFTGTMTVTLNYQ; this is encoded by the coding sequence ATGATGTTATTAATGCAGCATATGGCCATAGGAATTAAAGGCCTTATTGTGTTCAGCTTTCTTTTTTTTAGCTCACTATTATTTGGCAGTTTATTCCAGGTCGTACGTGCCGATACAGCAAATCTGAATTTAACGTTGACCATTACGGTACCTCCACAGTGCACGTTTAGTAATGATAGCTTAATGCAAGTTGTGCGTTTTGGAGATGTACAACAAGGATTAATTGATGGGGTGAGTTATAAGCGAACCCCCATTGATACCGGATTATCTTGCAGTAACTTAGAAAAAAATGCGTTGAATATGGGGTTATCATGGGATTCCACAACTGTTAACGGCGTTTCTGCTATCAGGACAAACCGAACAAATTTAGGTATTACTATTTATCAGGATTCGACTCGCTTAAGTAACGGAGCATCAATTAACTTTACCCATGGTGAGTCTCCGAACTTGTATGCGGTACCGATAAAACCTAGCGGTGTAATGCTCAGTGATGCGGGAGCGTTCACTGGCACAATGACCGTGACGTTAAATTATCAATAA
- a CDS encoding fimbrial protein encodes MNNTLFIRCFIGLIYLLSPVLSQALDVYFTGTLVVTPPECTVNSGTVADVNFGDIHETLIDNSSYKRTRIDYTLNCTNVYSNALKMTVSWSPITLNGQNVIRTNRTNLGIAVYQDSTRLSNGDVVNFTYGSSEPTLYAVPVKPSGTVLTDGGDFNGTLTFVVDYR; translated from the coding sequence ATGAATAATACTCTCTTTATTCGGTGCTTTATCGGCCTGATTTATTTGTTAAGTCCGGTATTATCACAAGCATTGGATGTCTATTTTACAGGAACACTGGTTGTTACACCGCCAGAGTGTACCGTGAATAGCGGTACGGTTGCGGATGTCAATTTTGGCGATATCCATGAAACACTGATTGACAATAGCAGCTATAAACGCACGCGGATTGATTACACCTTAAATTGTACGAATGTTTATAGCAATGCATTAAAAATGACGGTCAGTTGGAGCCCGATTACGCTCAATGGACAAAATGTCATTCGTACAAATAGGACTAATTTAGGGATCGCTGTTTATCAGGATTCTACTCGTTTAAGTAATGGTGATGTTGTTAATTTTACCTATGGTAGCAGTGAGCCTACGCTTTATGCGGTGCCAGTAAAACCCTCGGGAACGGTATTAACAGATGGCGGAGATTTCAATGGGACATTAACTTTTGTGGTGGATTACCGTTAA
- a CDS encoding fimbrial protein, with product MKFIHRQQVVLCFFCVISNPFALGLEANLYGNLIVTPPECILNNNNQAAIHFGDILLTRIDGNNYSQTLPLNLSCTGLAKNNLTLTLEGDGTSFNSDGALKTSNNKLGVAFYINNVRQAINQPVNINYTSLPSLKAAPIKNMTAGFNDTDGGSFTALATLKVNYQ from the coding sequence ATGAAATTTATTCACCGACAACAAGTAGTACTCTGTTTTTTCTGTGTAATAAGCAATCCATTTGCGCTGGGATTAGAGGCAAATCTTTACGGTAATTTAATTGTGACACCACCAGAATGTATTCTCAATAATAATAATCAAGCCGCAATTCATTTTGGTGATATTTTATTAACACGTATTGACGGTAATAACTACTCACAAACATTACCATTGAATCTATCGTGTACAGGATTAGCAAAAAATAATCTAACATTGACTTTAGAAGGTGATGGGACATCGTTTAATAGCGATGGTGCATTAAAAACAAGTAACAATAAATTAGGCGTTGCTTTTTATATCAATAATGTTCGACAAGCGATTAATCAGCCAGTGAATATTAATTATACGTCTTTGCCTTCTTTAAAAGCCGCGCCGATTAAAAATATGACCGCGGGGTTTAATGATACAGATGGTGGTAGTTTTACTGCGTTGGCGACATTAAAGGTGAACTATCAATGA
- a CDS encoding fimbrial protein — MMMSSSVEANWSFDGTLVLPPVCELGQTNPIRVSFGKVGVRKVDGNLFKQDIPYQLNCQGDLSQPWNVTLTFSGTLAGTGFDNATLLASSPLNNGKLGLQIQKDGIPLELNKAFAIDSSNPPRLSAVPIKRAGAELVGDNFTATGTLTIDFQ, encoded by the coding sequence ATGATGATGTCCTCATCAGTAGAAGCCAATTGGTCTTTTGATGGCACGCTAGTACTGCCTCCCGTTTGTGAATTAGGGCAAACTAATCCTATACGCGTTTCTTTTGGAAAGGTGGGGGTGCGTAAAGTGGATGGGAATCTATTTAAACAAGACATTCCGTATCAATTGAATTGTCAAGGTGACTTAAGTCAACCGTGGAATGTGACATTGACCTTCAGTGGGACACTTGCTGGTACGGGATTTGATAACGCGACATTACTAGCAAGTAGCCCTTTGAATAACGGAAAATTAGGTCTTCAAATTCAAAAGGATGGAATACCGTTAGAACTGAATAAAGCGTTTGCAATTGATAGTTCAAATCCACCAAGATTATCTGCGGTTCCAATTAAGCGCGCAGGAGCGGAACTGGTTGGTGATAATTTTACTGCGACTGGGACATTGACAATCGATTTTCAATGA
- a CDS encoding fimbrial protein, whose amino-acid sequence MQIPLRQLWPLVLSLSLVGAPFCAQSETVQFDGTLVEDACEVYPGDENIELDFGTIVDKYLYLNTRTHSQPFTIRLINCDLVLGKEVQVTFMGTESAALPGLLALNAGSQASGIAIGLETGNGTPILLNKAKNYIQQLHTGNGNNLNLKAYVEGEPTRLLTKTIGRGAFEATATFMLEYE is encoded by the coding sequence ATGCAAATACCATTACGTCAATTATGGCCTTTAGTCTTGTCACTCAGTTTAGTGGGCGCCCCATTTTGTGCACAGTCGGAAACCGTACAATTTGATGGAACGTTAGTTGAGGACGCTTGTGAAGTATACCCTGGTGATGAAAATATCGAATTGGATTTTGGCACCATTGTAGACAAATATCTGTACTTGAACACACGAACACACAGTCAGCCATTTACAATTCGGTTAATTAATTGTGATTTAGTGTTGGGTAAAGAAGTTCAAGTAACTTTTATGGGCACTGAAAGTGCAGCATTACCGGGGTTGTTAGCGCTTAATGCTGGGAGTCAAGCGAGTGGGATCGCTATTGGGCTAGAAACTGGAAATGGCACACCAATTTTATTGAATAAAGCAAAAAACTATATTCAGCAATTGCATACGGGGAATGGTAATAATCTCAACCTGAAAGCATATGTAGAGGGAGAGCCAACTCGCTTACTAACTAAAACAATAGGACGTGGAGCCTTTGAGGCGACCGCAACCTTTATGTTGGAGTATGAATAA
- a CDS encoding DUF1456 family protein: protein MLNNYVLRSVRYMLDLSDAQMVEIVKLADFSVTKEEMSLWLKKDTDPDYVECSDLVLGHFLNGLIYHRRGKDESRPAPEVEDRINNNIIFKKLRVAFELKDVDLLEIYQSVDFRVSKPELSAIFRNPEHKNYRECGDQLLRYLLKGLTLRLRGNK, encoded by the coding sequence ATGCTAAATAATTACGTTTTACGAAGTGTTCGTTATATGTTGGATTTGAGCGATGCTCAGATGGTTGAAATCGTAAAACTTGCAGACTTTTCAGTCACAAAAGAAGAAATGAGCCTTTGGCTAAAGAAAGATACCGATCCAGACTATGTTGAATGTAGCGACCTTGTGCTTGGTCACTTTCTTAATGGATTGATTTATCATCGCCGTGGTAAAGATGAAAGTCGTCCAGCTCCAGAAGTTGAAGATAGAATCAATAACAATATTATTTTCAAAAAGTTGCGTGTCGCCTTTGAACTGAAAGACGTTGATTTACTGGAAATTTACCAGTCTGTTGATTTCCGAGTTTCAAAACCAGAATTAAGTGCTATTTTCCGTAACCCAGAACATAAAAATTATCGTGAATGTGGCGACCAACTACTTCGTTACCTATTAAAAGGCTTAACGTTGCGCCTACGTGGAAATAAATAA
- a CDS encoding AzlD domain-containing protein, producing MIWILIISLTAVVFSLRYIFLIPQLPIRLPLIVRQALSYSAPCLLTAICAPVILLENHELRSFPDNPYLWGALFCVVAASLLKNMLITVGLTLAFFFGLIYFMG from the coding sequence ATGATCTGGATTTTAATTATCAGTTTAACGGCTGTCGTTTTCTCCCTACGTTATATTTTTCTGATCCCCCAATTACCAATACGATTACCATTAATTGTACGCCAAGCACTCAGTTATTCAGCCCCCTGTTTGCTTACCGCAATTTGTGCTCCTGTAATCTTATTAGAAAATCATGAATTACGTAGTTTTCCTGATAATCCTTATCTTTGGGGAGCACTATTTTGTGTTGTGGCGGCATCCTTACTGAAAAATATGTTGATCACCGTCGGATTAACATTAGCCTTTTTCTTTGGACTTATTTACTTTATGGGCTAA